Proteins encoded by one window of Phytohabitans houttuyneae:
- a CDS encoding LOG family protein, with the protein MPSLDVLEPFDTTPEEVESRAELDLHLRSGSLAGLTVQGLHLDAEPVPDLSQVDVAGTLFIGCRFATVEAEADVVRRGAHVVPPFRDLPFPTHPAHLYTPEDLAAGFETGGFAGMYDTVVYEQFLAAGGALPSVREALAQRLHDHGIDNALADVTLTWLGRHGPGSVIGVMGGHAVPRGSSTYRLAATLGWELARADRLVVTGGGPGVMEAANLGAYLATYDAEDLTAAIDQLSAVPDFLDHDPYTAVALEVRARFTPAGDVDWPRRGGLAIPTWLYGHEPANLFAGRIAKYFSNAIREDTILRLARGGIVFAAGRAGTVQEVFQAATKTFYGTDGASGAYVFLDRAFWTQTLPIESLLRPLLALSPAGDLSGTIHVTDDVREAVRVLTAQS; encoded by the coding sequence GTGCCGTCCCTCGATGTCCTTGAGCCGTTCGACACCACGCCGGAAGAAGTGGAGTCGCGCGCCGAGCTCGACCTGCACCTGCGCAGTGGCAGCCTCGCCGGGCTGACTGTCCAAGGGCTGCACCTCGACGCCGAGCCCGTGCCCGACCTCTCACAGGTGGACGTCGCCGGCACGCTCTTCATCGGCTGCCGCTTCGCCACCGTCGAGGCCGAGGCCGACGTGGTGCGGCGCGGGGCGCATGTCGTGCCGCCCTTCCGCGACCTGCCGTTCCCGACCCACCCGGCGCACCTCTACACGCCGGAGGACCTCGCGGCCGGCTTCGAGACCGGTGGCTTCGCCGGGATGTACGACACGGTGGTCTACGAGCAGTTCCTGGCGGCGGGCGGTGCGCTGCCGTCGGTGCGCGAGGCCCTCGCCCAGCGGCTGCACGACCACGGCATCGACAACGCGCTCGCCGACGTCACGCTCACCTGGCTGGGCCGCCACGGTCCGGGCTCGGTGATCGGCGTGATGGGCGGTCACGCCGTGCCGCGCGGCTCGTCGACGTACCGCTTGGCGGCCACGCTCGGCTGGGAGCTGGCCCGCGCCGACCGGCTCGTGGTGACCGGCGGCGGCCCGGGCGTGATGGAGGCGGCCAACCTCGGCGCCTACCTCGCCACCTACGACGCCGAAGACCTCACCGCCGCGATCGACCAGCTCAGTGCCGTGCCCGACTTCCTGGACCACGACCCGTACACGGCGGTCGCGCTGGAGGTGCGGGCCCGCTTCACACCGGCCGGCGACGTCGACTGGCCACGCCGCGGCGGCCTCGCGATCCCCACCTGGCTGTACGGGCACGAGCCGGCCAACCTCTTCGCCGGCCGCATCGCCAAGTACTTCTCCAACGCCATCCGCGAGGACACGATCCTGCGGCTGGCACGCGGGGGCATCGTGTTCGCGGCGGGCCGGGCGGGGACGGTGCAGGAGGTCTTCCAGGCGGCGACCAAGACCTTCTACGGTACCGACGGCGCGAGCGGGGCGTACGTCTTCCTCGACCGCGCCTTTTGGACCCAGACCCTGCCGATCGAGTCGCTGCTGCGGCCGCTGCTGGCGCTCTCCCCCGCGGGCGACCTGTCCGGCACGATCCACGTGACCGACGACGTGCGCGAGGCCGTGCGCGTCCTGACCGCCCAGAGCTGA
- the fbaA gene encoding class II fructose-bisphosphate aldolase, producing the protein MLGAFDMPIASPEVYSEMLDRAKAGAFAYPAINVTSSQTLNAALRGFAEAESDGIVQVSTGGAEYLSGPTVKDMVTGSVAFAAYAAEVAKNYPVNIALHTDHCPKNKLDGFVRPLLAISKERVARGEAPLFQSHMWDGSAVPLDENLQIAEELLAEAAAAHVVLEIEVGVVGGEEDGIVGAIDEKLYTTVEDGLATVAALGLGEKGRYIAALTFGNVHGVYKPGNVKLRPEILKEIQDALGAKYGKEKPLDLVFHGGSGSLLSEIRSALDYGVVKMNIDTDTQYAFTRPVAGHMFSKYDGVLKVDGEVGDKKSYDPRTWGKAAEEGMAKRVVEACEHLRSTGTSITK; encoded by the coding sequence ATACTAGGAGCGTTTGACATGCCTATCGCTTCCCCTGAGGTCTACTCCGAGATGCTCGACCGCGCCAAGGCCGGCGCGTTCGCGTACCCCGCGATCAACGTGACTTCGTCGCAGACGCTGAACGCGGCGCTGCGTGGCTTTGCGGAGGCGGAGAGCGACGGCATCGTCCAGGTTTCCACCGGCGGCGCCGAGTACCTCTCGGGCCCGACGGTCAAGGACATGGTCACCGGGTCGGTGGCGTTCGCGGCGTACGCGGCGGAGGTGGCCAAGAACTACCCGGTCAACATCGCCCTGCACACCGACCACTGCCCCAAGAACAAGCTGGACGGCTTCGTCCGCCCGCTGCTGGCGATCTCCAAGGAGCGGGTCGCGCGCGGTGAGGCGCCGCTCTTCCAGTCACACATGTGGGACGGCTCGGCGGTGCCGCTGGACGAAAACCTCCAGATCGCCGAGGAGCTGCTGGCCGAGGCGGCCGCCGCCCACGTGGTCCTGGAGATCGAGGTCGGCGTCGTCGGCGGCGAAGAGGACGGCATCGTCGGCGCGATCGACGAAAAGCTCTACACCACGGTTGAGGACGGCCTCGCCACCGTCGCCGCGCTGGGCCTCGGCGAAAAGGGTCGCTACATCGCCGCGCTGACCTTCGGCAACGTGCACGGTGTGTACAAGCCGGGCAACGTCAAGCTGCGTCCGGAGATCCTCAAGGAGATCCAGGACGCGCTCGGCGCCAAGTACGGCAAGGAGAAGCCGCTCGACCTGGTCTTCCACGGCGGCTCGGGCTCGCTGCTGTCGGAGATTCGCTCCGCGCTCGACTACGGCGTGGTGAAGATGAACATCGACACCGACACGCAGTACGCGTTCACCCGTCCGGTGGCCGGGCACATGTTCAGCAAGTACGACGGTGTGCTCAAGGTGGACGGCGAGGTCGGCGACAAGAAGTCGTACGACCCGCGCACCTGGGGCAAGGCCGCCGAGGAGGGCATGGCCAAGCGCGTGGTCGAGGCCTGCGAGCACCTTCGCTCGACGGGTACCTCGATCACCAAGTAA
- a CDS encoding phage holin family protein: protein MGFLVRWAINAVALWITTLVVPGIDVTGSSSGRNALTLIVVALIFGLVNAILKPIIHVVGCLFYILTLGLFALVVNALLFLLTDWLSSQLDLPFQIDGFWPAFWGAIVMAVVSWLISLVIPDRWEGKEA, encoded by the coding sequence GTGGGTTTTCTGGTCCGATGGGCGATCAACGCGGTAGCGCTGTGGATCACCACGCTCGTGGTGCCCGGCATCGACGTGACCGGCAGTTCCTCCGGTCGCAACGCACTGACGCTGATCGTCGTCGCGCTCATATTTGGCCTGGTAAACGCCATTCTCAAGCCGATTATCCACGTCGTCGGGTGCCTGTTCTACATCCTGACGCTGGGGCTCTTCGCGCTCGTGGTCAACGCCCTGCTCTTCCTGCTGACCGACTGGCTCTCGAGCCAGCTCGACCTGCCGTTCCAGATCGACGGCTTCTGGCCGGCGTTCTGGGGCGCGATCGTGATGGCCGTGGTCAGCTGGCTGATCAGCCTCGTCATCCCGGACCGGTGGGAGGGCAAGGAAGCCTGA
- a CDS encoding DedA family protein, with protein sequence MPVDTAEKTRALTEQLAVNPLDPKELLQTFGLVGVWVILFAETGLLLGFFLPGDSLLFLAGVAASPVADAMFGDGTRLSLIGLVIGAPICAIAGAQLGHFLGARYGRRMFERPDSRFFKREYVEKAEYYFEKFGPAKAVVLARFIPIVRTFLNPVAGVLGMPAKTFFLWNVVGGVIWTDGIILGGYFLADSIYDAVGDHIDRYILPVVALIVLISVLPIFIEIIRERRARRRAAAIAAEDPEQTSPAAGRHSQV encoded by the coding sequence GTGCCCGTGGACACAGCCGAGAAGACCCGCGCGCTCACCGAGCAGCTCGCCGTCAACCCGCTTGATCCCAAGGAGCTCCTTCAGACGTTCGGTCTGGTGGGCGTCTGGGTGATCCTGTTCGCCGAGACCGGACTACTGCTCGGCTTCTTTCTCCCCGGTGACTCGCTGCTCTTCCTCGCCGGCGTGGCCGCTTCGCCGGTCGCCGACGCGATGTTCGGCGACGGCACCAGGCTCTCGCTGATCGGCCTCGTGATCGGTGCGCCGATATGCGCGATCGCGGGTGCGCAGCTTGGCCATTTCCTCGGCGCCCGCTACGGCCGCAGGATGTTCGAGCGGCCCGACTCCCGGTTCTTCAAGCGGGAGTACGTGGAGAAGGCCGAGTACTACTTCGAGAAGTTCGGCCCGGCGAAGGCCGTGGTGCTGGCCCGCTTCATCCCGATCGTCCGCACGTTCCTCAACCCGGTGGCGGGCGTGCTCGGCATGCCCGCCAAGACCTTCTTCTTGTGGAACGTCGTGGGCGGCGTCATCTGGACCGACGGGATCATCCTCGGCGGTTACTTCCTTGCGGACAGCATCTATGACGCGGTCGGTGACCACATCGACCGCTACATCCTGCCGGTGGTGGCCCTCATCGTGCTGATCTCGGTCTTGCCGATCTTCATCGAGATCATCCGGGAGCGGCGTGCCCGCCGCCGGGCGGCCGCCATCGCCGCCGAGGACCCGGAGCAGACGTCGCCTGCTGCCGGCCGGCACTCTCAGGTTTGA
- a CDS encoding ArsR/SmtB family transcription factor, which yields MEYVGTALAETTMPQISPLGGEPIERADAERLAGVLKALADPARLRLLSLIQSAPEGEACVCDLTAPLGLSQPTVSHHLRILTEAGLLEREKRGVWAYYRLVPTAIATIADLLTPPRKRATKKAR from the coding sequence ATGGAGTACGTGGGAACTGCGTTGGCTGAAACGACCATGCCTCAGATCTCGCCGCTTGGCGGCGAGCCGATCGAGCGCGCTGATGCCGAGCGCCTCGCTGGGGTCCTGAAAGCACTTGCCGATCCGGCCCGGCTGCGGCTCTTGAGCCTCATCCAGTCGGCCCCGGAAGGCGAAGCGTGCGTCTGTGACCTCACCGCACCGCTCGGCCTCTCGCAGCCGACGGTAAGCCACCACCTGCGAATCCTCACCGAAGCCGGCTTGCTGGAGCGGGAGAAGCGCGGTGTGTGGGCTTACTACCGGCTGGTGCCTACCGCGATCGCAACGATCGCCGACCTGTTGACTCCGCCTCGTAAGCGCGCCACCAAGAAGGCTCGCTGA
- the pyrE gene encoding orotate phosphoribosyltransferase, whose amino-acid sequence MGDHDDLRKSITELAIVRGRVVLSSGREADWYVDLRRVTLHHAAAPLVGRVMLDLTADWEFDAVGGLTLGADPIAAAMLHAAAAAGRQLDAFVVRKAEKTHGLQRRIEGPDVAGRRVVAVEDTSTTGSSVLTAVEALKQAGAVVVGVAVIVDRGAGEAVRDVGLPYRAAYTLGDLGL is encoded by the coding sequence ATGGGGGACCATGACGACCTGCGTAAATCCATCACTGAACTGGCCATTGTCCGGGGCCGGGTCGTGCTGTCCTCGGGTCGTGAAGCCGACTGGTATGTCGATCTACGCCGCGTAACGTTGCACCATGCGGCCGCTCCGCTCGTTGGTCGGGTAATGCTCGACCTCACCGCGGACTGGGAGTTCGACGCGGTCGGCGGCTTGACCTTGGGCGCGGATCCGATCGCGGCGGCGATGCTGCACGCGGCCGCCGCGGCAGGTCGGCAGCTCGACGCGTTCGTGGTGCGCAAGGCGGAGAAGACGCACGGGCTGCAGCGTCGAATCGAAGGTCCCGATGTGGCGGGCCGCCGGGTGGTGGCGGTGGAGGACACCTCGACGACGGGCAGCAGCGTGCTGACCGCGGTCGAGGCGCTCAAACAGGCCGGAGCCGTGGTTGTGGGTGTAGCGGTTATCGTTGATCGAGGTGCGGGTGAGGCGGTTCGGGACGTGGGACTCCCGTATCGCGCTGCCTACACGTTGGGCGACCTCGGCCTTTAG
- a CDS encoding SDR family NAD(P)-dependent oxidoreductase, translated as MAASRTALITGASSGFGAAFARRLAAEGYDLVLVARGEQRLSELAAELSDRYGVTVTPLGADLSTDEGCAVVEKRLAEGVDMLVNNAGFSLNRSFVKSTVEAESRLLRVNVHAVMRLALAALPGMIERGRGDVINVSSVAGFGAVMPGSTYSASKAWVTNFSESVAQSVRRQGVRVMALCPGYTHTEFHDRAGIDMSKTPEWMWLQVDRVVEDGLRDLRRGKVVSVPDWKYKVAVFGMRHLPRGLLQAVARDTRGRTGRDEQ; from the coding sequence TTGGCAGCCTCCCGGACGGCCCTGATCACGGGCGCCAGCAGCGGCTTCGGTGCGGCGTTCGCCCGCCGGCTCGCGGCTGAGGGGTACGACCTCGTGCTCGTCGCGCGTGGCGAGCAGCGGCTGAGCGAGCTGGCCGCTGAGCTGTCCGATCGGTACGGGGTGACGGTCACGCCGCTCGGCGCCGACCTGTCCACCGACGAAGGCTGCGCGGTGGTGGAGAAGCGGCTCGCCGAGGGCGTCGACATGCTGGTCAACAATGCGGGCTTCAGCCTCAACCGGTCGTTCGTAAAGTCCACCGTGGAGGCTGAGAGCCGGCTTCTGCGGGTCAACGTGCACGCGGTCATGCGCCTCGCCCTCGCCGCCCTCCCAGGGATGATCGAGCGTGGCCGGGGTGACGTGATAAATGTCTCCTCCGTCGCCGGCTTCGGGGCGGTGATGCCCGGTTCGACGTACTCGGCCAGCAAGGCGTGGGTCACCAACTTCAGTGAATCTGTCGCTCAATCCGTGCGGCGCCAAGGCGTTCGCGTGATGGCACTTTGTCCCGGTTACACGCACACGGAGTTTCACGACCGGGCCGGCATCGACATGTCCAAAACTCCAGAGTGGATGTGGCTCCAGGTCGACAGGGTCGTCGAGGACGGCCTGCGCGACCTGCGGCGGGGCAAGGTCGTGAGCGTTCCCGACTGGAAGTACAAGGTCGCCGTCTTCGGGATGCGGCACCTGCCCCGCGGTTTGCTGCAGGCCGTCGCACGCGACACGCGCGGGCGTACAGGTCGCGACGAACAGTAA
- the clpB gene encoding ATP-dependent chaperone ClpB codes for MNAERLTTKSREVITGAVAIANQRGHATVEPWHLLLSLLDTGGSTAGGLLRAVGANPADIRRAAARAVETLPSARGSSIAEPSLSREFVNAIGAAEQIARPLGDEYTSTEHLLAGLARVGGAVAETLKAAGATEESLVAAFPSVRGGDRRVTTADPEQTYQALEKYGVDLTTRARDGKVDPVIGRDSEIRRVIQVLSRRTKNNPVLIGEPGVGKTAIVEGLAQRIVAGDVPESLRDKRLISLDLGAMVAGAQYRGQFEERLKSVLEEIKNSDGHVITFIDELHTVVGAGKGEGSMDAGNMLKPMLARGELRMVGATTLDEYRENIEKDPALERRFQPVFVGEPTIEDTIGILRGLKERYEVHHGVRITDAALVAAASLSDRYITDRFLPDKAIDLVDESASRLRMEIDSRPVEVDEIERAVRRLEIEEMALAKEPDEASALRLERLRRELADKREQLTALSERWRLEKEHITKISTAKEELERLGGEADRAERDSELERAAELRYGRIPQLQAELARAEAELAVLQADGAMLKEEVGADDIAAVVASWTGIPAGRLMEGETAKLLRMEDSLASRVIGQAEAVGAVSDAVRRARAGVADPDRPTGSFLFLGPTGVGKTELAKALAEFLFDDERAMVRIDMSEYGEKHSVARLVGAPPGYIGYEEGGQLTESVRRRPYSVVLLDEVEKAHPDVFDVLLQVLDDGRLTDGQGRTVDFRNAILVLTSNLGSSVIADPTLSEDERREAVLAVVRSHFKPEFLNRLDDIVVFHSLTGQELTSIVDIQLNRLRKRLADRRLGVEVSDAARTWLAEHGYDPIYGARPLRRLVQSAIGDRLAKALLAGEIRDGDTVRVDIADTKDGLSVFPARAGS; via the coding sequence TTGAACGCCGAACGTTTGACCACCAAGAGCCGCGAGGTGATCACCGGCGCGGTCGCCATCGCCAACCAGCGGGGGCACGCCACCGTCGAGCCGTGGCACCTGCTGCTCTCCCTGCTCGACACCGGCGGGTCCACCGCTGGCGGTCTGCTGCGTGCGGTCGGTGCCAACCCGGCCGACATCCGCCGGGCCGCCGCGCGTGCGGTCGAGACGCTGCCGAGCGCGCGGGGATCGAGCATCGCCGAGCCCAGCCTCTCCCGTGAGTTCGTAAACGCCATCGGGGCTGCCGAGCAGATCGCCCGCCCTCTCGGCGATGAGTACACGTCGACCGAGCACCTGCTCGCCGGCCTCGCCCGGGTGGGCGGCGCGGTCGCCGAAACCCTCAAGGCCGCCGGCGCGACCGAGGAGAGCCTGGTCGCGGCGTTTCCAAGCGTGCGCGGCGGCGACCGGCGGGTCACCACCGCGGATCCCGAGCAGACCTACCAGGCGCTGGAGAAGTACGGCGTCGACCTCACCACGCGCGCCCGCGACGGCAAGGTCGACCCGGTCATCGGCCGTGACTCCGAGATCCGCCGCGTGATCCAGGTGCTCTCCCGCCGTACCAAGAACAACCCGGTGCTGATCGGCGAGCCCGGCGTCGGCAAGACCGCGATCGTCGAGGGCCTCGCCCAGCGGATCGTGGCCGGCGACGTGCCCGAGTCACTGCGCGACAAGCGGCTGATCTCGCTCGACCTGGGCGCCATGGTCGCCGGCGCGCAGTACCGCGGCCAGTTCGAGGAGCGCCTCAAGTCCGTCCTCGAAGAGATCAAGAATTCGGACGGCCACGTCATCACGTTCATCGACGAGCTGCACACGGTCGTCGGGGCCGGCAAGGGCGAGGGCTCGATGGACGCCGGCAACATGCTCAAGCCGATGCTCGCCCGCGGTGAGCTCCGGATGGTCGGCGCGACCACGCTCGACGAGTACCGGGAGAACATCGAGAAGGACCCGGCGCTGGAGCGGCGCTTCCAGCCGGTGTTCGTCGGCGAGCCGACGATCGAGGACACGATCGGCATCCTGCGCGGCCTCAAGGAGCGGTACGAGGTGCACCACGGCGTGCGGATCACCGACGCAGCTCTGGTGGCCGCCGCGTCGCTCTCCGACCGGTACATCACCGACCGCTTCCTGCCCGACAAGGCGATCGACCTTGTCGACGAGTCCGCGTCCCGGCTCCGCATGGAGATCGACTCACGGCCGGTCGAGGTCGACGAGATCGAGCGGGCCGTGCGCCGGCTGGAGATCGAGGAGATGGCGCTCGCCAAGGAGCCCGACGAGGCCTCGGCCCTTCGGCTGGAGCGGCTGCGGCGCGAGCTGGCCGACAAGCGCGAGCAGCTCACCGCACTTTCCGAGCGGTGGCGCCTGGAAAAGGAGCACATCACCAAGATCTCCACGGCCAAGGAGGAGCTGGAGCGGCTCGGCGGCGAGGCCGACCGGGCGGAGCGCGACAGCGAGCTGGAGCGGGCGGCCGAGCTGCGGTACGGCCGGATTCCCCAGCTCCAGGCCGAGCTGGCCAGGGCCGAGGCGGAGCTGGCCGTGCTGCAGGCCGACGGGGCGATGCTCAAGGAGGAGGTCGGCGCCGACGACATCGCCGCGGTGGTCGCCTCCTGGACCGGCATCCCGGCCGGCCGCCTCATGGAGGGCGAGACCGCCAAGCTGCTGCGCATGGAGGATTCGCTGGCCTCCCGCGTGATCGGGCAGGCCGAGGCGGTCGGCGCGGTCTCCGACGCCGTGCGCCGTGCCCGCGCGGGCGTCGCCGACCCGGACCGCCCCACCGGCTCGTTCCTCTTCCTCGGCCCCACCGGCGTGGGCAAGACCGAGCTCGCCAAGGCGCTCGCCGAGTTCCTCTTCGACGACGAGCGGGCCATGGTGCGCATCGACATGAGCGAGTACGGGGAGAAGCACTCCGTGGCCCGGCTCGTCGGCGCCCCGCCCGGTTACATCGGGTACGAGGAGGGTGGCCAGCTGACCGAGTCGGTGCGCCGCCGGCCGTACTCGGTGGTGCTGCTGGACGAGGTGGAAAAGGCCCACCCCGACGTCTTCGACGTGCTGCTGCAGGTGCTCGACGACGGGCGGCTCACCGACGGCCAGGGTCGCACCGTCGACTTCCGCAACGCGATCCTCGTGCTCACCTCCAACCTGGGCTCGTCGGTGATCGCCGACCCGACCCTGTCGGAGGACGAGCGGCGCGAGGCGGTACTGGCCGTGGTGCGCTCGCACTTCAAGCCCGAGTTCCTCAACCGGCTCGACGACATCGTGGTCTTCCACTCGCTGACCGGGCAGGAGCTGACGTCCATCGTGGACATCCAGCTCAACCGCCTGCGCAAGCGGCTGGCCGACCGGCGCCTCGGCGTCGAGGTCTCGGATGCGGCTCGCACGTGGCTGGCCGAACACGGGTACGACCCGATCTACGGTGCTCGCCCGCTGCGCCGGCTGGTGCAGTCGGCGATCGGCGACCGGCTCGCCAAGGCCCTGCTGGCCGGTGAGATCCGGGACGGCGACACCGTGCGCGTGGATATCGCGGACACCAAGGACGGACTGTCGGTTTTCCCAGCGCGTGCCGGGTCGTGA
- a CDS encoding DUF1707 SHOCT-like domain-containing protein encodes MSELSPQRRELRMADADRERVVQMLNAAVGEGRITLAEFEERVAGVLAARTFGEVEPYLADLPQPPAPPVRDVIELKSMASTLSRSGAWTVPRRLVVRNSAGSVKLDFTDALISFPVVEIHLDVLAGTTVIVLPVGATVDASEVHTMAGSLKIRQQIGEHGGNIHFVVTGRQRMGDLVVRHQYRFWRWRW; translated from the coding sequence GTGAGCGAGCTTTCCCCTCAGCGTCGCGAGCTACGGATGGCCGATGCCGACCGGGAGCGCGTTGTGCAGATGCTCAACGCCGCGGTCGGGGAGGGCCGGATCACGCTGGCCGAGTTCGAGGAGCGGGTCGCCGGGGTGCTGGCCGCCCGCACGTTCGGCGAGGTCGAGCCGTACCTGGCAGACCTTCCCCAGCCTCCAGCTCCGCCGGTGCGCGACGTCATCGAGCTGAAGTCGATGGCCTCCACTCTCAGCCGTTCGGGCGCCTGGACCGTTCCTCGCCGGCTCGTCGTGCGCAACTCGGCGGGCAGCGTAAAGCTCGACTTCACCGATGCGTTGATCAGCTTCCCCGTCGTGGAGATCCACCTCGACGTGCTGGCCGGTACGACCGTGATCGTGCTGCCGGTGGGAGCCACGGTCGACGCGAGCGAGGTGCACACGATGGCGGGAAGCCTCAAGATTCGCCAGCAGATCGGCGAGCACGGGGGCAACATCCACTTCGTGGTGACCGGCCGGCAGCGGATGGGTGACCTGGTCGTGCGCCATCAGTACCGGTTCTGGCGGTGGCGCTGGTGA
- a CDS encoding cation:proton antiporter regulatory subunit produces MRVRVEQTALPGIGVRHDLVTESGRRVGVVTHRTGRRDLVLYDEDDPDSCIASIPLNDDEAEALADVLGASLMLGQLSGLRQQAAGLLTEQISIPAGSRFVGRKLGDTKARTRTSASIVAVLRDGQVINSPGPEFVFQAGNVVVVVGTRQGLDGVSRILADGDPDS; encoded by the coding sequence GTGCGAGTACGGGTAGAGCAGACCGCGCTGCCGGGCATCGGCGTGCGCCATGATCTGGTGACCGAGTCGGGCCGGCGCGTGGGCGTGGTGACGCACCGCACGGGACGTAGGGACCTGGTCCTGTACGACGAGGACGATCCGGACTCGTGCATCGCGTCGATACCGCTCAACGACGACGAGGCGGAGGCGCTCGCCGACGTGCTCGGCGCTTCGCTCATGCTCGGCCAGCTCTCCGGCCTGCGCCAGCAGGCGGCCGGCCTGCTCACCGAGCAGATCTCGATCCCGGCCGGGTCGCGCTTCGTCGGCCGGAAGCTCGGCGACACGAAGGCACGCACCCGCACCAGCGCCTCCATCGTCGCGGTGCTGCGTGACGGCCAAGTGATCAATTCACCCGGTCCCGAGTTCGTCTTCCAGGCGGGCAACGTGGTAGTGGTCGTCGGCACCCGTCAGGGCCTCGACGGCGTCAGCCGGATCCTCGCCGACGGCGACCCGGACAGCTGA
- a CDS encoding cation:proton antiporter produces the protein MHDTTVLLIELGAILFCLGLLGRLGRRIGLSPIPLYLLAGLAFGHGGVLPLSASEEFIAVGAEIGVILLLVMLGLEYSARELIGNLRTNAPAGLLDGLLNALPGLAFGLLLGWGWVAALVLAGITWVSSSGVIAKVLADLGRLGNRETPVVLSILVIEDLAMALYLPLLTAVLAGTGLIGGAKALSIAVGTVIVVLIVALRFGHAISAFISARDPEALLLGVFGLTLLVAGLAAELQVSAAVGAFLVGIALSGPVAHHATELLSPLRDLFAAVFFVFFGLSTSPGDMPPVLLPALALAAITMGTKIITGYLAAKRAGIAVPGRVRAGLGLMPRGEFSIVIAGLAVATPGIEPKLAPLATAYVLITVVSGPMLARLPDFAWFKRIIRRPARPAPRAEPLPTTD, from the coding sequence ATGCACGACACCACGGTTCTGCTCATCGAGCTCGGTGCCATCCTCTTCTGCCTCGGACTTCTCGGCCGCCTCGGCCGGCGCATCGGGCTCTCCCCCATCCCCCTCTACCTGCTCGCCGGCCTCGCCTTCGGTCACGGCGGCGTGCTGCCGCTTTCGGCCAGCGAGGAGTTCATCGCGGTCGGCGCCGAGATCGGCGTCATCCTGCTGCTGGTGATGCTCGGGCTGGAGTACTCGGCCCGCGAGCTCATCGGCAACCTGCGCACCAACGCGCCAGCGGGACTGCTGGACGGGTTGCTCAACGCCCTTCCTGGCCTGGCGTTCGGCCTGCTGCTGGGCTGGGGCTGGGTGGCCGCGCTGGTGCTCGCCGGCATCACCTGGGTCTCCTCGTCCGGCGTGATCGCGAAGGTGCTCGCCGACCTGGGCCGGCTGGGTAACCGGGAGACGCCGGTCGTGCTCTCGATCCTGGTGATCGAAGACCTGGCCATGGCCCTGTACCTGCCGCTGCTCACCGCCGTGCTGGCCGGCACCGGCCTCATCGGCGGCGCCAAGGCCCTCTCGATCGCGGTCGGCACCGTCATCGTTGTACTGATCGTCGCGCTCCGGTTCGGCCACGCGATCTCCGCGTTCATCTCGGCCCGCGACCCCGAGGCCCTGCTGCTCGGTGTATTCGGCCTCACCCTCCTCGTCGCGGGCCTGGCGGCGGAACTGCAGGTGTCGGCGGCGGTGGGCGCGTTCCTGGTCGGCATCGCGCTCTCCGGGCCTGTCGCACACCACGCCACCGAGCTGCTCTCCCCGCTGCGCGACCTGTTCGCCGCGGTGTTCTTCGTCTTCTTCGGGCTGTCCACCAGCCCGGGCGACATGCCACCGGTGCTGCTGCCCGCGCTCGCTCTCGCCGCGATCACCATGGGGACGAAGATCATCACTGGGTACCTGGCCGCGAAGCGCGCCGGCATCGCCGTGCCCGGTCGGGTCCGGGCCGGGTTGGGACTCATGCCGCGCGGCGAGTTCTCGATCGTCATCGCCGGACTGGCGGTGGCGACGCCCGGCATCGAGCCCAAGCTCGCACCCCTCGCGACGGCCTACGTTTTGATCACAGTTGTGAGCGGGCCGATGCTGGCACGGCTGCCGGACTTCGCCTGGTTCAAGCGGATTATCCGGCGGCCCGCCCGCCCAGCACCCCGCGCCGAGCCGTTACCGACAACGGACTGA
- a CDS encoding antitoxin, translating to MGIADSFKDKAEQAIDKIGGDRVKQGVEKAGDKVDEMTGGKYSSHIDKGQAAASDYVEKMDDEPNR from the coding sequence ATGGGGATCGCCGATTCTTTTAAGGACAAGGCTGAGCAGGCCATCGACAAGATCGGTGGAGACCGGGTCAAGCAAGGCGTGGAGAAGGCCGGCGACAAGGTCGATGAGATGACGGGTGGCAAGTACTCCAGTCACATCGACAAGGGGCAGGCGGCCGCGTCTGACTACGTCGAAAAGATGGACGACGAACCGAACCGCTGA